GCTCGTGGCGTGCAGGTCGGCCTCGCGGATCAGCGATCGCGCTGCGAGGTAGGGTGCGATCGCCCTCCACGGGGAGTCGTGAGACGCGGCGATGGCGCGGAACTCCTTCTCGGCTTCGAGAAGCTCTCCGGCGTAGAAGTGGGCCGAGGCGATCTGATAGTCCTGGTGCGCGGCGAGGAGCCGATCCGGCTCGACGCGGGAGGCGGGAATCGCCCGGGCCTCGCCGCGGCAGTTGGAGAAGACCTCGTCCTGCGCGTGAATCCAGTCCCTCACGGCCGGCGTTCCCTGGCCGTACCGATTCACGAGGCTCTTCACCGTTTCGGCGGCGGTCACGAAGGCGTCGTCGTTGCAGCTCTTGAACTGGTAGTAGCCCAGCGATTCGTATTCGGTCAGGTTTTCGGGAGCCGTGGACGCTCCCGCGGAGAATCTCGCCGCGATCCAGGGCTCCGGCGCCGGTGGCTGGATATCGGCAGGCGAAAGCCGATCGGTCCAGAGGTTCACTGCCTGAGATCTCTCGGCGGCGTCGAGCGGTTTCCCCGAGAGATACCGGTACGCGACAACGAGGTACGATCGCGCCCACGTGGATCTCACGACGCCGAGCTGTCCTCCGGCAAAAGCGTCGAGCGGAACACCCGGCCGGGTTTCGAGAGCGAATATCGCCGTCGGCAGGGTCGGCCCGCACCCGAGCAGGCGATCGACGCCGTAAAGGATGAGCACGACCGCGATCACCGCGACACCTACTTGCCTCGCACGCGCTCCCATGCCTCGGCTCTCCAGCTCGAAGGGTTGAAGATGTACCGCCGCCTCCCGGTCGGAAAGTGAGGAAGTGGCTCATCGGTCGACAGGCCCACGCTCGACCGGCAGATCGGCTGGCTGAAGTCTCCGCCGGCCGAAAGGCGCGACAGAATGCGTTCGCCGTCAGCCCCCATCCGGAAGAGCATCGGAATCGCGTCGTCGATCGGAAGGTCGCCAAGCCAAGGATCGCCCAGGCACCACGACGCCAGCGCCGTGATGTCGAGTCCAACTCCATCCGGAAGGCGGGCGCGCAGCGCCCGGAGCAACGACGCGTAGAACTCCCGCTCCGAGTGGGTCGCGTCGAAGTCGATCTGAACGCCGATGACACCTGCCAGACCTGTGATGGGGACGATCGCGTCCACGCACTTGCCGACCATCGTGTCGGAGTCGCTCGGCTTGGGGGACGACGTCTCGATGCGGATGACGGCAACGACCTGCGTCCCGGCCGCCAGTCTCAGCGGCTGAAGCCTCGGCACGGCATCGACGACATCGCCGTGGAGACGGAGTGTCTCGGCGAGGTAGGCGACGCCGGCCTCCCGAGGGTCGAGGAACCTGAGGTCCTCCTGGCGCTCCCACGCCCATAGCATTTGGCGAGGGAGGCTCGCAGCATCGGAAAGTGACATGGTGGCGAGGGCGAGGATGAGCCCGAACGCCCGCTTCCCGCCTTTTCGTCGCACCTTCCGATTCTCCCGATCGCCGCGAGGCGCGCCGATCGTACCGCATGCGTTCTCGCAATGCCGCTGCCCCCTCCGCCGCCGCTCTGCTAGGATGACGGCGGCCTTTGGCAATCGGGGGAGAGCGGGAATGATTTGGGCGGGGAGTGGCCTGTCGGCGAAGTCCGACGGCCTGAAGGCGGCCGAGGAGGCAGCCTCAGCGGCGATGGCCGA
The sequence above is a segment of the Acidobacteriota bacterium genome. Coding sequences within it:
- a CDS encoding DUF3142 domain-containing protein, encoding MRRKGGKRAFGLILALATMSLSDAASLPRQMLWAWERQEDLRFLDPREAGVAYLAETLRLHGDVVDAVPRLQPLRLAAGTQVVAVIRIETSSPKPSDSDTMVGKCVDAIVPITGLAGVIGVQIDFDATHSEREFYASLLRALRARLPDGVGLDITALASWCLGDPWLGDLPIDDAIPMLFRMGADGERILSRLSAGGDFSQPICRSSVGLSTDEPLPHFPTGRRRYIFNPSSWRAEAWERVRGK